A portion of the Anabas testudineus chromosome 22, fAnaTes1.2, whole genome shotgun sequence genome contains these proteins:
- the pomk gene encoding protein O-mannose kinase — MGRRSSNSPVSHSVPVVVVCLAALLLGNVLIYLYLDSLYQTDQHHMSSHVGCQPLHFKMTTMKNCTPLLQCSQINTEVRKLKLIGQGAVKKVYLAEWRGQKVAVSTLASLDYLEDFLHGLSMLQALQAPHVVQLVGFCLEDSVLVTEHHPLGSLLNLDSVLALEQHQKHNTWQVRLRLAIDYVSILHYLHNSPAGRRVMCDSNSLEKTLSQFLLTSDFHLIVNDLDALPEVDPLKGLLVKCGHWELTGDFVAPEQLWPFRDTGEPFSDDVMPGYDEKTDIWKIPDVTWFLMGRVPGGDLVHFHLFQIHEQCKKEDPKLRPSALDVLKVYRVVYSSMVRDNAGFRDML; from the exons ATGGGTCGGAGGAGCAGCAACAGTCCTGTCTCACACAGTGTGCCAGTGGTAGTTGTGTGTCTTGCTGCCTTGCTTCTCGGCAATGTCTTGATCTATCTTTATTTGGACTCCCTGTATCAGACTGATCAGCATCACATGTCCTCTCATGTAGGCTGTCAGCCCCTACACTTTAAAATGACGACAATGAAAAACTGCACTCCCTTGCTCCAGTgttcacaaataaacacagaagtaCGCAAGTTGAAGCTGATTGGCCAGGGAGCTGTTAAGAAG GTCTATTTGGCAGAGTGGAGAGGTCAGAAGGTTGCTGTGTCCACACTAGCCTCTCTGGATTACCTTGAGGATTTTCTCCATGGATTGTCCATGTTACAGGCCTTGCAGGCCCCCCATGTAGTTCAGTTGGTTGGGTTTTGCCTTGAAGACAGTGTCCTGGTTACAGAGCACCACCCACTTGGCTCACTGCTTAACTTGGATAGTGTTCTTGCACTAGAGCAGcaccagaaacacaacacatggCAGGTGCGACTAAGGCTGGCTATAGACTATGTCTCCATTCTCCATTACCTCCACAACAGTCCAGCTGGGCGACGGGTTATGTGTGATTCCAACAGCCTGGAGAAAACTCTGTCCCAGTTTCTGCTGACAAGTGACTTTCACCTAATAGTGAACGATCTGGATGCGCTGCCTGAGGTGGATCCACTCAAGGGCTTGTTGGTGAAATGTGGCCACTGGGAGCTTACTGGGGACTTTGTGGCCCCAGAGCAGCTGTGGCCATTCAGAGACACGGGGGAGCCTttttcagatgatgtcatgCCCGGGTATGATGAGAAGACGGATATCTGGAAGATCCCAGATGTGACGTGGTTCCTCATGGGAAGGGTTCCTGGAGGGGACTTGGTCCATTTCCATCTTTTTCAGATCCATGAGCAGTGCAAAAAAGAAGACCCCAAGCTCCGGCCTTCAGCGCTGGATGTTTTAAAGGTGTACAGAGTAGTTTACAGCAGCATGGTGCGAGACAACGCAGGCTTTAGAGACATGCTGTAG